Proteins from one Procambarus clarkii isolate CNS0578487 chromosome 8, FALCON_Pclarkii_2.0, whole genome shotgun sequence genomic window:
- the LOC123759602 gene encoding uncharacterized protein translates to MTPLSTVLWLLLWAACVMARQHGLLDQGVDQEEEDLEKISPQAKMAVHAETYEVLLSAQRENAAKWLKRYEVEGELDDDMIDEYFKVFLKTEISDIIDIMPRPLARFGFILKHPCVKCVVEYLKCKSFCLQLLAESLGHTTDMFACLSVCWQRVVSCCVASRRTKVKVAIKEA, encoded by the exons gtgttgtggctcctgctaTGGGCGGCGTGCGTCATGGCCAGACAACATGGCTTGCTCGACCAAGGGGTCGACCAAGAGGAGGAAGACTTGGAAAAAATTTCACCTCAAGCAAAG ATGGCGGTACACGCAGAAACTTATGAAGTGCTGTTGTCAGCGCAACGAGAAAATGCCGCCAAGTGGCTCAAGCGCTACGAAGTGGAAGGGGAACTGGATGACGATATGATAGACGAGTATTTCAAGGTCTTCCTAAAGACGGAAATTTCAGACATAATAGATATCATGCCAAGACCTCTGGCAAGATTTGGTTTTATACTAAA GCATCCGTGTGTTAAATGTGTGGTAGAGTACTTGAAGTGCAAGAGCTTTTGCCTTCAGTTGTTGGCAGAAAGCCTCGGCCACACTACAGATATGTTTGCTTGCCTGTCGGTCTGCTGGCAGAGGGTCGTCTCCTGCTGCGTCGCTTCCAGAAGGACCAAAGTGAAAGTAGCAATTAAGGAAGCTTAG
- the LOC123759599 gene encoding zinc finger protein 91 isoform X2, with translation MESEECVVCGVGLQCDDQRILVLKGFTQHTSTPLKEVVGSALQQKLKTTDFICIKCSELFNEKDRLQKMTTDMDSHIMTKIKDSSKKVTDTHGTISIVVGESFTNENIKEELERQYKCLKNDLIDSKSLVMVTGGTMEPPKSAPKRRRGRPPNIVKRKKATGIISEPPPLMVNQREKRKRSTKFNTFLEVLKGEKDFYIEDEDEEEPKTKKRGGGRKKKVTNPCTVPVKETIRDDNIDKMCIIQVTDLDVQEREVNIAEKDRVDLDDVVQEILGLDATVETALIHDIVKFEHDGDLINVIDEMHSQPKERRKNNGNLKRKFHLSNNKMEIKEEEIEVDNNWPNIKCKSEPGLDYLNNPSIEVSEIEEDLAVSMPSLEVTITQSEDNTLRAVINDAAVINLDVLSAIVQEDSRDTLVSAIKQEDNGKSAVLRQKKYRCKLCSETFFNKEAARKHAQESHIEADTTKSFKHNGGNFKCSDCDRSFPTLRGRDRHHLHMHLKHKPVQCTVCFRSFNSFRPMERHLRVYHDKDPTLFCDMCEEEFVMGTSLEHHKEIMHPYVGKNKLIKVPTGSKPHEQVKQMRMFECPFCNQKIYGSRALRYHHKKMHNGQEYTCKYCKYKSTCLSTMHRHMVRVHKALNLKLYNCLKCMAGYQDPRDLEEHCISVHKTETLFPCQHCGERFACMDMLRFHRKSHTAFSCKLCHLGFMKEEALEDHLKAIHTCDPVGSTENSDSTSQSENEGIYKKLSQSDEGCAEKSKEDSIPAVSSKVLVIASDGTVQVRDEGKGVNIPTLPSEDVTLHLQQTREGGLEEMDMLDPLKGQRAKDLPKKMNCPVCNKILTTKFLKTHMLSHKGNLPHKCHVCDKAYAQGTLLRKHMKNRHYEEFLKLGNKNPKKHKIGCDFCQEIYDSIYTLEEHLWFHMDEKTFECTDCKIKFGMESNLREHYKSHFFKEAQPCPVCKREFKSIGYFNEHVVRCQKRWKCEQCGLECDTQEYYRKHQRSEHGGENVIRYQCNLCEKSFVERHRYDDHMITHSSEKAFTCHICQKQFKRQRPLNDHLVRAHSDGQPVCNYCRQTFRTQQELDLHKRKHRKEFPCTACGHVYTSKEAHMNHVMVHHSEVNHSCHICGQSFVKQVNLKSHLITHCSNTPNICHADNCHKMFRTEALLRNHVARRHHELQYECPICDRKFSLESDQIRHMLTHQAVAPLPCDECARTFRSEAQLERHLLTHTQEKPYECGVCQHTSTTRHQLLRHIQGDHGLNDAASHLVVNRWRCSACGKMFVVQGSLLRHLKDHSTNGVQAQGHAVKTRSSPSSVSDISIPSGVMDPTTATTTFLDQVSALSWQDLTPLLRLHVMADEGTGEGETSTVAADVWQCPGCLHATQTEDDMRDHLVGTPQCQEAVILQLAGGLANADDLDDDGSTEEQQLMDDERSGAVLQLTGSDGGMQYVIVQEEDGSIQRLNDSGKDDQPVQEGEEGMQVLVSMDDSFQHLLQQPAHPDIQIVVEDTAPLKQLFAESGSEEEHSTIVRASSTSSQDNVPADTPLLNGSEVLLQTADGRLVLQQTVGGVTQYQLVEGVPTTGEEDDSSALLPAHPGFILQD, from the coding sequence ATGGAGTCTGAAGAGTGTGTAGTATGTGGTGTTGGTCTACAGTGTGATGATCAACGCATCCTTGTCCTCAAGGGCTTCACTCAACATACTAGCACACCACTCAAGGAAGTTGTAGGATCTGCCCTTCAGCAGAAATTAAAAACAACAGACTTTATCTGTATAAAATGCTCTGAACTATTTAATGAGAAAGACAGGCTGCAAAAGATGACAACAGATATGGACAGTCACATTATGACCAAAATCAAAGACTCTTCTAAGAAGGTAACTGACACCCATGGCACTATATCTATTGTTGTTGGAGAGTCTTTTACTAATGAAAACATCAAAGAAGAGCTAGAAAGACAATACAAATGTTTAAAAAATGATCTTATAGATTCAAAATCTTTGGTAATGGTGACAGGAGGTACAATGGAACCACCCAAGAGTGCCCCGAAAAGGCGAAGAGGGAGACCTCCAAATATCGTGAAGAGGAAGAAGGCAACAGGTATTATTTCAGAGCCTCCACCATTGATGGTCAACCAGCGAGAAAAACGAAAACGCTCAACTAAGTTTAATACTTTCCTAGAAGTTCTAAAGGGTGAGAAAGACTTCTAtatagaagatgaagatgaagaagaACCAAAAACGAAGAAAAGAGGTGGTGGCAGAAAGAAAAAAGTAACTAATCCATGTACTGTACCAGTCAAAGAGACAATTAGAGATGATAATATTGATAAAATGTGTATTATACAAGTCACTGATTTGGATGTACAAGAAAGAGAGGTAAACATAGCTGAGAAGGATAGAGTAGATTTGGATGATGTTGTACAAGAAATACTTGGACTCGATGCCACTGTAGAAACTGCCTTAATTCATGATATTGTAAAATTTGAACATGATGGAGATCTTATTAATGTAATTGATGAAATGCATTCACAGCCAAAAGAAAGGAGGAAAAACAATGGTAACCTTAAGAGAAAATTTCATTTGTCCAATAATAAAATGGAGATCAAGGAAGAAGAAATTGAAGTAGATAACAATTGGCCTAATATTAAGTGTAAAAGTGAGCCAGGCTTAGATTATCTTAATAACCCCTCCATTGAAGTTAGTGAAATTGAAGAAGATTTAGCAGTTAGTATGCCTAGTCTTGAAGTTACCATCACCCAGAGTGAAGATAATACTCTCCGTGCTGTGATTAATGACGCAGCTGTGATTAACCTTGATGTCTTGAGTGCTATTGTACAAGAAGATTCAAGAGACACATTAGTATCTGCAATAAAGCAAGAAGATAATGGTAAAAGTGCTGTCTTACGTCAAAAGAAATATCGATGTAAACTTTGCAGCGAAACATTTTTCAATAAAGAAGCTGCACGTAAACATGCTCAAGAGAGTCACATAGAAGCTGAtacaacaaaaagtttcaagcatAATGGAGGAAACTTTAAATGTAGTGATTGTGATAGATCATTTCCTACGTTAAGAGGTCGTGATAGACACCACCTCCATATGCATCTGAAACACAAACCAGTCCAGTGTACAGTTTGCTTTCGAAGCTTCAATAGCTTTCGTCCAATGGAGCGTCACCTACGTGTTTATCATGACAAAGATCCTACACTCTTCTGTGACATGTGTGAAGAAGAATTTGTTATGGGAACTTCCCTCGAGCAtcacaaggaaataatgcatcctTATGTTGGCAAAAACAAGTTAATAAAAGTTCCCACAGGTAGTAAACCTCATGAACAGGTCAAACAAATGAGAATGTTTGAATGTCCATTTTGCAACCAAAAAATATATGGTTCTAGGGCTCTTAGATATCACCATAAAAAAATGCATAATGGGCAAGAATACACATGTAAATATTGCAAATATAAGAGTACTTGTCTTAGTACAATGCACCGACACATGGTAAGAGTTCACAAAGCTTTAAACCTAAAGTTGTACAACTGCCTCAAGTGTATGGCAGGGTATCAGGATCCTAGAGACTTGGAGGAACATTGCATCTCTGTTCATAAGACTGAGACTCTATTTCCCTGTCAACATTGTGGTGAAAGGTTTGCCTGCATGGATATGCTTCGTTTTCATCGCAAAAGTCATACAGCTTTTTCTTGCAAGTTGTGTCATTTGGGATTTATGAAGGAAGAAGCACTAGAGGATCACTTGAAAGCTATTCATACTTGTGACCCTGTTGGAAGTACTGAAAATAGTGATAGCACCAGTCAGTCAGAAAATGaaggtatatataaaaaattaagtCAGTCAGATGAAGGTTGTGCTGAGAAAAGCAAGGAAGATTCCATTCCAGCTGTTAGTTCCAAGGTGTTAGTTATTGCTAGTGATGGCACAGTGCAGGTTAGAGATGAAGGAAAAGGGGTAAATATTCCTACCCTTCCATCTGAGGATGTCACTCTTCATCTGCAACAAACTCGAGAAGGAGGACTGGAAGAAATGGACATGCTCGATCCCTTAAAGGGACAAAGAGCAAAAGATCTTCCCAAAAAGATGAACTGTCCAGTTTGCAACAAAATTCTAACCACCAAGTTTCTGAAGACGCATATGTTAAGTCATAAAGGTAATTTACCACATAAATGCCATGTATGTGATAAGGCATATGCTCAAGGAACATTGCTTAGAAAGCACATGAAGAACCGGCATTATGAAGAATTTTTGAAACTTGGTAACAAAAATCCTAAAAAACACAAAATTGGATGTGATTTTTGTCAAGAGATTTATGACAGCATATATACTTTAGAAGAACATTTGTGGTTTCACATGGATGAAAAAACATTTGAATGTACAGATTGCAAAATTAAATTTGGCATGGAAAGCAATTTGCGAGAACATTATAAAAGTCACTTTTTTAAAGAAGCTCAGCCATGCCCAGTATGTAAAAGGGAATTTAAATCAATTGGTTATTTCAATGAACATGTAGTTCGATGTCAAAAACGGTGGAAGTGTGAACAATGTGGTTTGGAGTGTGACACTCAGGAATATTATCGAAAGCACCAACGttctgaacatggtggtgaaaatGTTATTAGATATCAGTGTAATCTTTGTGAGAAGTCATTTGTTGAGCGCCACCGTTATGATGACCATATGATAACCCACTCATCAGAAAAGGCTTTCACTTGTCACATATGCCAGAAGCAATTTAAGCGCCAGAGACCTTTGAATGACCATTTGGTACGAGCACATTCTGATGGTCAGCCAGTATGTAACTATTGCCGTCAGACTTTCCGTACACAACAAGAACTGGACTTGCACAAACGAAAGCATCGTAAAGAATTTCCTTGTACAGCATGTGGCCATGTATACACATCCAAGGAAGCCCATATGAATCATGTAATGGTTCACCATTCAGAAGTAAATCATTCTTGTCATATATGTGGTCAGTCCTTTGTTAAACAGGTCAATCTGAAATCACATTTAATTACTCATTGTTCTAACACGCCCAACATATGTCATGCAGATAATTGTCATAAGATGTTCCGAACAGAGGCTTTGCTGCGAAACCATGTAGCTCGACGGCATCATGAACTTCAGTATGAATGTCCTATATGTGATCGCAAATTTAGTTTAGAATCCGATCAAATTCGTCATATGCTAACACACCAAGCTGTAGCGCCTTTACCGTGTGATGAGTGTGCTCGCACGTTCCGAAGTGAAGCACAATTAGAACGGCaccttctaacacacacacaggagaagcCATATGAATGTGGAGTGTGCCAGCACACATCAACCACTCGACACCAGTTGCTACGTCACATTCAAGGAGATCATGGTCTTAATGATGCAGCTTCCCATCTTGTGGTTAATCGCTGGCGTTGTTCTGCATGTGGCAAAATGTTTGTAGTACAAGGTTCCTTGCTACGTCACCTTAAGGACCATTCCACGAATGGTGTTCAGGCACAGGGTCATGCTGTTAAAACGCGTTCATCACCATCTTCAGTTTCAGACATTTCAATTCCATCTGGTGTAATGGATCCTACTACAGCTACTACTACTTTCTTGGACCAAGTTTCTGCTTTAAGTTGGCAAGACCTTACTCCATTACTTCGTCTTCATGTTATGGCTGATGAAGGAACTGGTGAGGGGGAAacatcaacagtagcagcagATGTATGGCAGTGCCCTGGCTGTCTTCATGCAACACAGACAGAAGATGATATGAGAGACCATCTGGTTGGAACTCCACAGTGTCAGGAAGCTGTCATCCTACAGTTGGCTGGTGGGCTAGCTAATGCCGATGACTTGGATGATGATGGCAGTACCGAAGAACAGCAGCTTATGGATGATGAAAGAAGTGGAGCAGTTTTACAGTTGACGGGCAGTGATGGTGGAATGCAATATGTCATCGTGCAAGAAGAAGATGGATCCATACAAAGATTaaatgatagtggtaaggatgatCAGCCTGTACAGGAAGGGGAAGAAGGTATGCAAGTATTAGTTAGCATGGATGACAgttttcaacatctgcttcagcagccagcacatccagACATTCAGATTGTTGTTGAAGATACAGCTCCTTTAAAGCAGCTGTttgcagaaagcggcagtgaagagGAGCACTCTACAATAGTTCGTGCTTCTTCTACCAGTAGTCAGGACAATGTACCTGCTGACACCCCATTACTGAATGGCTCTGAGGTGCTTCTACAAACTGCTGATGGGAGATTGGTCTTGCAACAAACAGTTGGTGGTGTGACACAGTATCAGCTGGTGGAGGGTGTCCCTACAACAGGGGAGGAAGACGATTCTTCAGCCCTTCTTCCTGCCCATCCTGGGTTTATTCTGCAAGACTAA
- the LOC123759599 gene encoding uncharacterized protein isoform X1, producing MCQGEILHINRKYYVVSRARNLNLAGLCAPPSWLVDGSFPRRPTLLHATLHNSFSLLIFSSEIQCYTYIRMESEECVVCGVGLQCDDQRILVLKGFTQHTSTPLKEVVGSALQQKLKTTDFICIKCSELFNEKDRLQKMTTDMDSHIMTKIKDSSKKVTDTHGTISIVVGESFTNENIKEELERQYKCLKNDLIDSKSLVMVTGGTMEPPKSAPKRRRGRPPNIVKRKKATGIISEPPPLMVNQREKRKRSTKFNTFLEVLKGEKDFYIEDEDEEEPKTKKRGGGRKKKVTNPCTVPVKETIRDDNIDKMCIIQVTDLDVQEREVNIAEKDRVDLDDVVQEILGLDATVETALIHDIVKFEHDGDLINVIDEMHSQPKERRKNNGNLKRKFHLSNNKMEIKEEEIEVDNNWPNIKCKSEPGLDYLNNPSIEVSEIEEDLAVSMPSLEVTITQSEDNTLRAVINDAAVINLDVLSAIVQEDSRDTLVSAIKQEDNGKSAVLRQKKYRCKLCSETFFNKEAARKHAQESHIEADTTKSFKHNGGNFKCSDCDRSFPTLRGRDRHHLHMHLKHKPVQCTVCFRSFNSFRPMERHLRVYHDKDPTLFCDMCEEEFVMGTSLEHHKEIMHPYVGKNKLIKVPTGSKPHEQVKQMRMFECPFCNQKIYGSRALRYHHKKMHNGQEYTCKYCKYKSTCLSTMHRHMVRVHKALNLKLYNCLKCMAGYQDPRDLEEHCISVHKTETLFPCQHCGERFACMDMLRFHRKSHTAFSCKLCHLGFMKEEALEDHLKAIHTCDPVGSTENSDSTSQSENEGIYKKLSQSDEGCAEKSKEDSIPAVSSKVLVIASDGTVQVRDEGKGVNIPTLPSEDVTLHLQQTREGGLEEMDMLDPLKGQRAKDLPKKMNCPVCNKILTTKFLKTHMLSHKGNLPHKCHVCDKAYAQGTLLRKHMKNRHYEEFLKLGNKNPKKHKIGCDFCQEIYDSIYTLEEHLWFHMDEKTFECTDCKIKFGMESNLREHYKSHFFKEAQPCPVCKREFKSIGYFNEHVVRCQKRWKCEQCGLECDTQEYYRKHQRSEHGGENVIRYQCNLCEKSFVERHRYDDHMITHSSEKAFTCHICQKQFKRQRPLNDHLVRAHSDGQPVCNYCRQTFRTQQELDLHKRKHRKEFPCTACGHVYTSKEAHMNHVMVHHSEVNHSCHICGQSFVKQVNLKSHLITHCSNTPNICHADNCHKMFRTEALLRNHVARRHHELQYECPICDRKFSLESDQIRHMLTHQAVAPLPCDECARTFRSEAQLERHLLTHTQEKPYECGVCQHTSTTRHQLLRHIQGDHGLNDAASHLVVNRWRCSACGKMFVVQGSLLRHLKDHSTNGVQAQGHAVKTRSSPSSVSDISIPSGVMDPTTATTTFLDQVSALSWQDLTPLLRLHVMADEGTGEGETSTVAADVWQCPGCLHATQTEDDMRDHLVGTPQCQEAVILQLAGGLANADDLDDDGSTEEQQLMDDERSGAVLQLTGSDGGMQYVIVQEEDGSIQRLNDSGKDDQPVQEGEEGMQVLVSMDDSFQHLLQQPAHPDIQIVVEDTAPLKQLFAESGSEEEHSTIVRASSTSSQDNVPADTPLLNGSEVLLQTADGRLVLQQTVGGVTQYQLVEGVPTTGEEDDSSALLPAHPGFILQD from the coding sequence TGTTATACCTATATAAGGATGGAGTCTGAAGAGTGTGTAGTATGTGGTGTTGGTCTACAGTGTGATGATCAACGCATCCTTGTCCTCAAGGGCTTCACTCAACATACTAGCACACCACTCAAGGAAGTTGTAGGATCTGCCCTTCAGCAGAAATTAAAAACAACAGACTTTATCTGTATAAAATGCTCTGAACTATTTAATGAGAAAGACAGGCTGCAAAAGATGACAACAGATATGGACAGTCACATTATGACCAAAATCAAAGACTCTTCTAAGAAGGTAACTGACACCCATGGCACTATATCTATTGTTGTTGGAGAGTCTTTTACTAATGAAAACATCAAAGAAGAGCTAGAAAGACAATACAAATGTTTAAAAAATGATCTTATAGATTCAAAATCTTTGGTAATGGTGACAGGAGGTACAATGGAACCACCCAAGAGTGCCCCGAAAAGGCGAAGAGGGAGACCTCCAAATATCGTGAAGAGGAAGAAGGCAACAGGTATTATTTCAGAGCCTCCACCATTGATGGTCAACCAGCGAGAAAAACGAAAACGCTCAACTAAGTTTAATACTTTCCTAGAAGTTCTAAAGGGTGAGAAAGACTTCTAtatagaagatgaagatgaagaagaACCAAAAACGAAGAAAAGAGGTGGTGGCAGAAAGAAAAAAGTAACTAATCCATGTACTGTACCAGTCAAAGAGACAATTAGAGATGATAATATTGATAAAATGTGTATTATACAAGTCACTGATTTGGATGTACAAGAAAGAGAGGTAAACATAGCTGAGAAGGATAGAGTAGATTTGGATGATGTTGTACAAGAAATACTTGGACTCGATGCCACTGTAGAAACTGCCTTAATTCATGATATTGTAAAATTTGAACATGATGGAGATCTTATTAATGTAATTGATGAAATGCATTCACAGCCAAAAGAAAGGAGGAAAAACAATGGTAACCTTAAGAGAAAATTTCATTTGTCCAATAATAAAATGGAGATCAAGGAAGAAGAAATTGAAGTAGATAACAATTGGCCTAATATTAAGTGTAAAAGTGAGCCAGGCTTAGATTATCTTAATAACCCCTCCATTGAAGTTAGTGAAATTGAAGAAGATTTAGCAGTTAGTATGCCTAGTCTTGAAGTTACCATCACCCAGAGTGAAGATAATACTCTCCGTGCTGTGATTAATGACGCAGCTGTGATTAACCTTGATGTCTTGAGTGCTATTGTACAAGAAGATTCAAGAGACACATTAGTATCTGCAATAAAGCAAGAAGATAATGGTAAAAGTGCTGTCTTACGTCAAAAGAAATATCGATGTAAACTTTGCAGCGAAACATTTTTCAATAAAGAAGCTGCACGTAAACATGCTCAAGAGAGTCACATAGAAGCTGAtacaacaaaaagtttcaagcatAATGGAGGAAACTTTAAATGTAGTGATTGTGATAGATCATTTCCTACGTTAAGAGGTCGTGATAGACACCACCTCCATATGCATCTGAAACACAAACCAGTCCAGTGTACAGTTTGCTTTCGAAGCTTCAATAGCTTTCGTCCAATGGAGCGTCACCTACGTGTTTATCATGACAAAGATCCTACACTCTTCTGTGACATGTGTGAAGAAGAATTTGTTATGGGAACTTCCCTCGAGCAtcacaaggaaataatgcatcctTATGTTGGCAAAAACAAGTTAATAAAAGTTCCCACAGGTAGTAAACCTCATGAACAGGTCAAACAAATGAGAATGTTTGAATGTCCATTTTGCAACCAAAAAATATATGGTTCTAGGGCTCTTAGATATCACCATAAAAAAATGCATAATGGGCAAGAATACACATGTAAATATTGCAAATATAAGAGTACTTGTCTTAGTACAATGCACCGACACATGGTAAGAGTTCACAAAGCTTTAAACCTAAAGTTGTACAACTGCCTCAAGTGTATGGCAGGGTATCAGGATCCTAGAGACTTGGAGGAACATTGCATCTCTGTTCATAAGACTGAGACTCTATTTCCCTGTCAACATTGTGGTGAAAGGTTTGCCTGCATGGATATGCTTCGTTTTCATCGCAAAAGTCATACAGCTTTTTCTTGCAAGTTGTGTCATTTGGGATTTATGAAGGAAGAAGCACTAGAGGATCACTTGAAAGCTATTCATACTTGTGACCCTGTTGGAAGTACTGAAAATAGTGATAGCACCAGTCAGTCAGAAAATGaaggtatatataaaaaattaagtCAGTCAGATGAAGGTTGTGCTGAGAAAAGCAAGGAAGATTCCATTCCAGCTGTTAGTTCCAAGGTGTTAGTTATTGCTAGTGATGGCACAGTGCAGGTTAGAGATGAAGGAAAAGGGGTAAATATTCCTACCCTTCCATCTGAGGATGTCACTCTTCATCTGCAACAAACTCGAGAAGGAGGACTGGAAGAAATGGACATGCTCGATCCCTTAAAGGGACAAAGAGCAAAAGATCTTCCCAAAAAGATGAACTGTCCAGTTTGCAACAAAATTCTAACCACCAAGTTTCTGAAGACGCATATGTTAAGTCATAAAGGTAATTTACCACATAAATGCCATGTATGTGATAAGGCATATGCTCAAGGAACATTGCTTAGAAAGCACATGAAGAACCGGCATTATGAAGAATTTTTGAAACTTGGTAACAAAAATCCTAAAAAACACAAAATTGGATGTGATTTTTGTCAAGAGATTTATGACAGCATATATACTTTAGAAGAACATTTGTGGTTTCACATGGATGAAAAAACATTTGAATGTACAGATTGCAAAATTAAATTTGGCATGGAAAGCAATTTGCGAGAACATTATAAAAGTCACTTTTTTAAAGAAGCTCAGCCATGCCCAGTATGTAAAAGGGAATTTAAATCAATTGGTTATTTCAATGAACATGTAGTTCGATGTCAAAAACGGTGGAAGTGTGAACAATGTGGTTTGGAGTGTGACACTCAGGAATATTATCGAAAGCACCAACGttctgaacatggtggtgaaaatGTTATTAGATATCAGTGTAATCTTTGTGAGAAGTCATTTGTTGAGCGCCACCGTTATGATGACCATATGATAACCCACTCATCAGAAAAGGCTTTCACTTGTCACATATGCCAGAAGCAATTTAAGCGCCAGAGACCTTTGAATGACCATTTGGTACGAGCACATTCTGATGGTCAGCCAGTATGTAACTATTGCCGTCAGACTTTCCGTACACAACAAGAACTGGACTTGCACAAACGAAAGCATCGTAAAGAATTTCCTTGTACAGCATGTGGCCATGTATACACATCCAAGGAAGCCCATATGAATCATGTAATGGTTCACCATTCAGAAGTAAATCATTCTTGTCATATATGTGGTCAGTCCTTTGTTAAACAGGTCAATCTGAAATCACATTTAATTACTCATTGTTCTAACACGCCCAACATATGTCATGCAGATAATTGTCATAAGATGTTCCGAACAGAGGCTTTGCTGCGAAACCATGTAGCTCGACGGCATCATGAACTTCAGTATGAATGTCCTATATGTGATCGCAAATTTAGTTTAGAATCCGATCAAATTCGTCATATGCTAACACACCAAGCTGTAGCGCCTTTACCGTGTGATGAGTGTGCTCGCACGTTCCGAAGTGAAGCACAATTAGAACGGCaccttctaacacacacacaggagaagcCATATGAATGTGGAGTGTGCCAGCACACATCAACCACTCGACACCAGTTGCTACGTCACATTCAAGGAGATCATGGTCTTAATGATGCAGCTTCCCATCTTGTGGTTAATCGCTGGCGTTGTTCTGCATGTGGCAAAATGTTTGTAGTACAAGGTTCCTTGCTACGTCACCTTAAGGACCATTCCACGAATGGTGTTCAGGCACAGGGTCATGCTGTTAAAACGCGTTCATCACCATCTTCAGTTTCAGACATTTCAATTCCATCTGGTGTAATGGATCCTACTACAGCTACTACTACTTTCTTGGACCAAGTTTCTGCTTTAAGTTGGCAAGACCTTACTCCATTACTTCGTCTTCATGTTATGGCTGATGAAGGAACTGGTGAGGGGGAAacatcaacagtagcagcagATGTATGGCAGTGCCCTGGCTGTCTTCATGCAACACAGACAGAAGATGATATGAGAGACCATCTGGTTGGAACTCCACAGTGTCAGGAAGCTGTCATCCTACAGTTGGCTGGTGGGCTAGCTAATGCCGATGACTTGGATGATGATGGCAGTACCGAAGAACAGCAGCTTATGGATGATGAAAGAAGTGGAGCAGTTTTACAGTTGACGGGCAGTGATGGTGGAATGCAATATGTCATCGTGCAAGAAGAAGATGGATCCATACAAAGATTaaatgatagtggtaaggatgatCAGCCTGTACAGGAAGGGGAAGAAGGTATGCAAGTATTAGTTAGCATGGATGACAgttttcaacatctgcttcagcagccagcacatccagACATTCAGATTGTTGTTGAAGATACAGCTCCTTTAAAGCAGCTGTttgcagaaagcggcagtgaagagGAGCACTCTACAATAGTTCGTGCTTCTTCTACCAGTAGTCAGGACAATGTACCTGCTGACACCCCATTACTGAATGGCTCTGAGGTGCTTCTACAAACTGCTGATGGGAGATTGGTCTTGCAACAAACAGTTGGTGGTGTGACACAGTATCAGCTGGTGGAGGGTGTCCCTACAACAGGGGAGGAAGACGATTCTTCAGCCCTTCTTCCTGCCCATCCTGGGTTTATTCTGCAAGACTAA